In Enterobacteriaceae bacterium Kacie_13, the following proteins share a genomic window:
- a CDS encoding ATP-binding cassette domain-containing protein, with the protein MTDTTPLLSLKGISKVFPGVRALNNVHVDLYPGKVTALIGENGAGKSTLVKVMTGIYQPEEGELRYKAIPIKLPNPESAHKVGITAIHQETVLFDELSVAENIFVGHYVYSGIFKRLNWPAMHQQARDILTRLEVNIDSHATLKDLSIAQRHMVAIARALSFDAQVVILDEPTAALSQHEITEFYQIVERLKHEGKAILFISHKFDEIFAISDYYTVLRDGSYVGSGKISDITEQTMVTMMVGREVSQAYPKVNCVPGETVLEVQNLSHPTEFAGINFSLRKGEILGFYGLVGAGRTELMQALFGVTQPGGGKILIHGKEHHFTRPSQAIRAGIVYVPEERQKQGAIIDLPISQNISLPQLSQLNPRGVLNDKKEWALADDYAKRLQVKASSWKQAVGTLSGGNQQKVVIAKWLATKPDIIILDEPTKGIDIGSKAAVHQFMSELVGRGLAVIMVSSELPEVMGMADRIIVMHEGLMVAEFKGGEASAEMIVSAASGAGEEAA; encoded by the coding sequence ATGACCGATACCACACCGTTGCTGTCCTTAAAGGGCATCAGCAAAGTCTTTCCGGGCGTCAGGGCACTGAATAATGTGCATGTGGATTTATATCCGGGAAAAGTCACCGCTCTGATTGGCGAAAACGGCGCAGGAAAATCGACGCTGGTCAAAGTCATGACCGGCATTTATCAGCCTGAAGAAGGGGAGCTGCGCTATAAAGCCATTCCGATCAAATTACCCAACCCTGAATCCGCGCACAAAGTCGGGATCACCGCGATTCATCAGGAAACCGTGCTGTTTGACGAGCTTTCTGTCGCCGAAAATATCTTCGTCGGCCACTATGTTTATTCCGGAATATTCAAACGCCTGAACTGGCCGGCGATGCATCAGCAGGCACGCGACATCCTGACGCGGCTGGAAGTGAATATCGACTCGCACGCCACCCTGAAAGACCTGAGCATCGCACAGCGCCACATGGTGGCGATTGCCCGTGCGCTTTCCTTCGATGCGCAGGTAGTCATTCTGGACGAACCGACCGCCGCACTCTCACAGCATGAAATCACCGAGTTCTATCAGATAGTCGAGCGTCTGAAACACGAGGGCAAAGCCATCCTGTTTATCTCGCACAAGTTCGATGAAATCTTCGCAATTTCTGATTATTACACCGTGCTGCGTGACGGCAGTTACGTCGGTTCCGGCAAAATCAGCGACATTACCGAGCAAACCATGGTGACGATGATGGTCGGGCGCGAAGTGAGTCAGGCGTATCCGAAAGTGAACTGCGTACCGGGCGAGACGGTGCTGGAAGTTCAAAACCTCAGCCACCCGACCGAATTTGCCGGGATCAACTTCTCACTGCGCAAAGGTGAAATCCTCGGTTTCTACGGGCTGGTCGGCGCGGGCCGGACCGAACTCATGCAGGCACTGTTTGGCGTTACACAGCCCGGCGGCGGCAAAATTCTCATCCATGGCAAAGAACATCACTTCACGCGCCCTTCGCAGGCCATCCGCGCGGGCATTGTTTATGTCCCGGAAGAGCGGCAAAAACAGGGGGCGATCATTGATTTGCCAATAAGTCAGAACATCAGCCTGCCGCAGCTCAGTCAGCTGAATCCGCGCGGTGTACTCAACGATAAAAAAGAGTGGGCACTGGCCGATGACTACGCCAAACGGTTGCAGGTGAAAGCCTCGAGCTGGAAACAGGCAGTTGGCACGCTCTCCGGCGGTAACCAGCAAAAGGTGGTGATCGCAAAATGGCTGGCGACCAAACCGGACATCATCATTCTGGATGAACCGACCAAGGGCATCGATATCGGCTCTAAAGCCGCGGTACACCAGTTTATGTCCGAGCTGGTCGGGCGAGGGCTGGCGGTGATTATGGTGTCTTCAGAACTGCCGGAAGTGATGGGTATGGCGGACAGGATCATCGTGATGCATGAAGGGCTGATGGTGGCAGAATTTAAAGGCGGCGAGGCCAGCGCCGAAATGATTGTCAGCGCCGCCAGCGGTGCGGGCGAGGAGGCAGCATGA
- the rhaS gene encoding rhamnose ABC transporter substrate-binding protein, with translation MKLKHVLSLTLIASSILMAGAASAEVKIALVAKSLGNGFFEAANVGAQQAAKELGDVKVIYTGPTTTTAEAQIEVLNGLIAQGVDAIAVSANDPDALVPVLKKAMQRGIKVVSWDSGVAKEGRQIHLNPSNNALIGETNVKLAADALKALNVEKGDVAILSATPTSTNQNLWIAEMKKVLPKYPSVNLVTTAYGDDLSDKSYRETIGLLKSYPDLKVIISPSSVGIVAAAQAVKDQGKIGKVYVTGLGLPSEMAGAIKSGATKSFAIWNPIDLGYAATYLADDLVKGTATKTEASMGRLGKVKLDADGSGAMAEPFIYDASNIDKFSKIF, from the coding sequence ATGAAATTAAAACACGTACTGAGCCTTACCCTGATCGCGAGCAGCATCCTGATGGCGGGCGCGGCATCGGCAGAAGTGAAAATTGCGCTGGTGGCGAAATCACTGGGCAACGGATTTTTTGAAGCGGCCAACGTGGGCGCACAGCAGGCTGCGAAAGAGCTGGGCGATGTCAAAGTGATTTACACCGGCCCGACCACCACCACCGCCGAAGCGCAAATCGAAGTACTGAACGGCCTGATTGCTCAGGGCGTGGACGCAATCGCCGTCTCCGCTAATGACCCGGACGCGCTGGTGCCGGTGCTTAAAAAAGCCATGCAGCGCGGCATCAAAGTGGTGTCATGGGATTCCGGCGTGGCGAAAGAGGGTCGTCAGATCCATCTCAATCCGTCTAACAATGCACTGATTGGCGAAACCAACGTCAAACTGGCCGCCGATGCGCTGAAAGCGCTGAACGTAGAAAAAGGTGATGTCGCTATTCTCAGCGCCACACCGACCTCGACCAACCAGAATTTGTGGATCGCCGAGATGAAAAAGGTACTGCCGAAGTATCCTTCAGTGAACCTGGTTACTACCGCCTATGGTGATGATCTGTCAGATAAAAGCTATCGCGAAACCATTGGTCTGCTGAAGTCGTATCCCGACCTGAAAGTCATCATCTCACCCTCTTCTGTCGGTATCGTAGCGGCGGCGCAGGCGGTGAAAGATCAGGGCAAAATCGGCAAAGTGTACGTCACGGGGCTCGGGTTGCCGTCTGAAATGGCAGGGGCGATAAAATCCGGCGCGACCAAAAGCTTCGCCATCTGGAATCCGATTGATCTGGGTTACGCCGCCACTTATCTCGCCGATGATCTGGTTAAAGGAACCGCCACGAAAACTGAAGCCAGCATGGGTCGTTTAGGTAAAGTGAAACTGGACGCCGACGGCAGCGGCGCAATGGCTGAACCCTTCATTTACGATGCCAGCAACATCGACAAATTCTCCAAAATATTCTGA
- a CDS encoding HTH-type transcriptional activator RhaS has translation MTVLRSSEYFPSGDFPVAIEPRYPQETFPEHHHQDFNEIVLVEQGTGTHVFNDQPLILSAGSVCFVRHRDHHLYEDTDNLHLTNVLYRSPDAFRFLSGVGDLLPQEVDGIYPAHWRINPAQVAQAKTLIDLLAQKPVGQSPESQAQQELYFMQLLLLLRKGNRDVGYGGQGGDLNNLLDWMNEHYDEEIDWPVLAERFSMSLRTLHRQMKQQTGSTPLNYLNRLRLINARNLLRFSDSSITDIAHQCGFCDSNYFSTLFKREFGYAPRNARL, from the coding sequence ATGACGGTGTTACGCAGTAGTGAGTATTTCCCCTCAGGAGATTTCCCGGTCGCCATTGAACCCCGTTATCCGCAGGAGACCTTTCCTGAACATCATCATCAGGATTTTAACGAAATTGTGCTGGTCGAACAGGGCACCGGCACCCACGTCTTTAACGATCAGCCGTTGATCCTCAGCGCGGGCAGCGTCTGTTTTGTGCGTCACCGCGACCATCATTTGTATGAAGATACCGACAATCTGCACCTGACCAACGTGCTGTACCGCAGTCCGGATGCGTTTCGCTTTCTGAGCGGCGTCGGCGATCTGCTGCCGCAGGAAGTTGACGGGATTTATCCGGCGCACTGGCGCATCAATCCCGCACAGGTCGCGCAGGCCAAAACGCTGATCGACCTGCTGGCGCAAAAACCCGTCGGCCAGTCACCGGAGTCGCAGGCGCAGCAAGAACTCTACTTTATGCAGCTGTTATTGCTGCTGCGTAAAGGTAATCGTGATGTCGGTTATGGCGGGCAGGGCGGCGATCTCAATAATTTGCTCGACTGGATGAACGAACATTACGACGAAGAAATCGACTGGCCGGTACTTGCCGAACGGTTCTCGATGTCTTTGCGCACGCTGCACCGCCAGATGAAACAACAGACCGGCAGCACACCGCTGAACTACCTCAATCGCCTGCGGCTTATCAATGCCCGCAACCTGCTGAGATTCAGCGACAGCTCAATCACTGATATCGCCCATCAGTGCGGCTTCTGTGACAGTAACTACTTTTCGACCCTCTTTAAACGTGAATTCGGCTACGCGCCGCGTAATGCCCGCCTCTGA
- the aldA gene encoding aldehyde dehydrogenase → MSTVQKRMYINGEFVENTGGKWIDVVNPATEQVISQIPEGSPEDARRAIDAAEAAQPGWEALPAVERGVWLHKIAAGIREREPELTGTIIAEGGKTYGLAQTEVLFTADYLDYMAEWARRYEGEIIQSDRPNENIFVFRKAIGVTTGILPWNFPFFLIARKAAPALITGNTIVIKPSEITPNNAIIFAEIIHKIGLPKGVLNIVTGYGPTVGQELAANPKVGMVSLTGSVAAGIATMTAAAQNVTKVSLELGGKAPAIVMNDADLDLAVKAIVSSRVINTGQVCNCAERVYVQEGVYDEFISRISAAMKAVTFGNTAEKKELDMGPLISAAALQRVEDKVAKAVSQGAKVLLGGKRESGTGFFYPPTLLVDIKQDMPIMHEEVFGPVLPVATFKTLEEAIAMANDSEYGLTSSIYTSNINTAMKALKQLKFGETYINRENFEAMQGFHAGWRKSGVGGADGKHGLQEYLQTHVAYLQFH, encoded by the coding sequence ATGAGCACAGTTCAGAAACGTATGTATATCAACGGCGAATTCGTTGAAAACACCGGCGGAAAGTGGATTGACGTTGTGAATCCGGCGACTGAACAGGTGATCTCGCAGATCCCGGAAGGCTCGCCAGAAGATGCCCGCCGCGCCATCGATGCTGCCGAAGCGGCCCAGCCGGGCTGGGAAGCGTTGCCTGCGGTAGAACGTGGCGTATGGTTGCATAAAATCGCTGCCGGGATCCGCGAGCGCGAGCCAGAACTGACCGGGACGATTATTGCTGAAGGCGGGAAAACCTATGGTCTGGCGCAAACCGAAGTGTTGTTCACCGCCGATTACCTTGATTACATGGCCGAATGGGCACGCCGTTACGAAGGTGAGATCATTCAGAGCGACCGGCCTAACGAGAACATTTTTGTCTTTCGCAAAGCCATCGGCGTGACCACCGGCATTTTGCCGTGGAATTTCCCGTTCTTCCTGATCGCCCGCAAAGCTGCTCCGGCACTGATCACCGGCAACACCATCGTCATCAAACCGAGCGAAATCACGCCTAACAATGCGATTATCTTCGCTGAAATCATCCATAAAATCGGCCTTCCAAAAGGCGTGCTGAACATCGTGACCGGCTACGGTCCGACCGTTGGCCAGGAGCTGGCGGCCAATCCGAAGGTCGGGATGGTCAGCCTGACTGGCAGTGTCGCCGCCGGGATCGCCACCATGACCGCTGCGGCGCAAAACGTCACCAAAGTCTCCCTGGAGCTCGGTGGTAAAGCCCCGGCTATCGTCATGAATGATGCGGATTTGGATTTGGCGGTAAAAGCCATCGTCAGTTCTCGCGTCATCAATACCGGGCAGGTGTGTAACTGCGCAGAGCGTGTTTACGTGCAGGAAGGCGTATACGACGAATTTATCTCCCGCATCAGTGCAGCAATGAAAGCCGTTACGTTCGGCAATACGGCGGAGAAAAAAGAGCTGGATATGGGCCCGCTGATCAGTGCTGCCGCGTTACAACGCGTGGAAGACAAAGTCGCGAAAGCGGTTTCGCAGGGGGCGAAAGTGCTGCTGGGCGGCAAACGCGAAAGCGGCACTGGATTCTTCTATCCTCCGACGTTGCTGGTGGATATCAAACAGGACATGCCGATCATGCATGAGGAAGTCTTTGGCCCGGTATTGCCGGTCGCGACGTTTAAAACGCTCGAGGAGGCCATTGCGATGGCTAACGACAGCGAATACGGGCTGACATCCTCCATTTACACCAGCAATATCAATACCGCGATGAAAGCGCTGAAACAACTGAAGTTCGGTGAAACCTACATCAACCGCGAGAACTTCGAAGCGATGCAGGGTTTCCACGCTGGCTGGCGTAAATCTGGCGTGGGCGGCGCCGACGGTAAGCACGGTTTGCAGGAATATCTGCAAACGCATGTGGCTTACTTGCAATTCCACTAA
- a CDS encoding TonB-dependent receptor has protein sequence MNAKTSAFIITFLSFCSPVSVSYALSATDTPKSDTDDTSDSSSLMIIKKQGATGLSELDTPAAVSVIDGEDFRNSKAQVNLSESLGSVPGLQVQNRQNYAQDLQLSVRGFGSRSMHGVRGVRIYVDGIPATMPDGQGQTSNIDLNSVERVEVLRGPFSALYGNASGGVVNVDTQTGTQPATLEAGTYFGSYGSFRNSVKASGATGDGTHAGDVNYLISGSRFTTDGYRDHSGTQKNLGNGKLGVRIDDASTLTLMFNSVSVDANDPGGLTESEWHDNPKQATRADQYNARKSLDQTQVGLRYQRQMTENDEFSLMTYHGERHTTQYQTIPATAQINPLNAGGVIVLERKYSGVDTRWKHDDQIGSVPFSVTGGVDYETMTERRFGYENFNDQGDLGVKGNERRNEKNVMWNLDPYLQTTWNLTPRWTLDVGARYSTVNFDSTDYYITGTNPDDSGSRRYHKLLPMASLNYAVTPALNTYISAGKGFETPTINELSYRTDGNSGLNLGLQPSTSKTVELGSKWRVGNGLVTAAVFQTDTDDELIVAQSIGGRSSYTNAGKTRRRGLELSLDQQIEENWRVKMAWTLLDATFRNETCGSGDCTPAGNRLPGIARNMGYASLEWAPVDGWHAGADVRYMSDIEVNDENSEQAPAYTVASVNAGYRFNWDKVTLDLFTRVDNLFDRNYVGSVIVNEGNGRYFEPAPGRNYGGGATLSYSFQ, from the coding sequence GTGAACGCCAAAACCTCTGCTTTTATCATCACCTTTTTGTCATTTTGTAGCCCTGTTTCAGTCAGTTACGCACTGTCAGCCACCGATACGCCAAAAAGCGACACTGATGACACCTCCGACTCTTCCTCACTGATGATCATCAAAAAACAAGGTGCAACCGGCCTGTCCGAACTGGACACTCCGGCGGCGGTGAGCGTTATCGACGGCGAAGATTTCCGTAACAGCAAAGCGCAGGTCAATCTCTCCGAAAGCCTCGGCAGCGTGCCGGGCCTGCAGGTGCAGAACCGTCAGAACTATGCACAGGATTTACAACTTTCCGTTCGCGGCTTCGGCAGCCGTTCGATGCACGGTGTGCGCGGCGTGCGGATTTACGTTGATGGTATTCCGGCCACCATGCCGGACGGGCAGGGGCAAACCTCGAATATTGATTTGAACTCGGTAGAGCGCGTTGAAGTTCTGCGCGGGCCGTTCTCCGCACTTTACGGTAACGCCTCCGGTGGCGTGGTTAACGTCGACACCCAAACCGGTACACAACCCGCCACCCTCGAAGCAGGTACATATTTCGGCAGCTACGGATCATTTCGTAACAGCGTAAAAGCCAGCGGCGCAACCGGCGATGGTACCCACGCGGGCGATGTGAATTACCTGATCTCAGGTTCACGTTTCACCACCGACGGTTATCGTGATCACAGCGGAACACAGAAAAACCTCGGTAACGGCAAACTGGGCGTGCGTATTGATGATGCCAGTACCCTGACGCTGATGTTCAACAGCGTTTCCGTTGATGCTAACGATCCGGGTGGCCTGACAGAATCCGAATGGCACGACAATCCGAAACAGGCGACACGCGCCGATCAGTACAACGCACGTAAGAGCCTCGATCAGACTCAGGTTGGTCTGCGCTATCAGCGTCAGATGACCGAAAACGATGAGTTCAGCCTGATGACCTATCACGGCGAACGTCACACTACGCAATACCAGACCATTCCGGCCACGGCGCAGATAAATCCGCTGAACGCGGGCGGCGTGATCGTGCTTGAACGTAAATACTCCGGTGTGGATACCCGCTGGAAACATGATGACCAGATCGGTTCCGTGCCGTTCTCGGTTACCGGCGGTGTGGATTATGAAACCATGACCGAGCGCCGTTTCGGTTATGAGAACTTCAACGACCAGGGCGATTTGGGCGTGAAGGGCAATGAGCGTCGCAACGAAAAGAACGTGATGTGGAACCTCGACCCTTATCTGCAAACCACGTGGAACCTGACGCCGCGCTGGACGCTGGATGTCGGCGCGCGCTACAGCACTGTTAACTTTGATTCCACGGATTACTACATCACCGGTACCAACCCGGATGACAGCGGTTCGCGCCGTTATCACAAGCTGCTGCCGATGGCGTCTTTGAACTACGCGGTGACACCGGCGCTGAATACCTACATTTCCGCCGGTAAAGGTTTTGAAACGCCGACGATTAACGAGCTTTCCTACCGCACTGACGGCAATTCTGGCCTGAACCTCGGCCTGCAACCGTCGACCAGCAAGACCGTTGAGCTCGGTAGCAAATGGCGCGTCGGCAACGGTCTGGTGACCGCCGCCGTGTTCCAAACGGATACCGATGATGAGCTGATTGTCGCACAAAGCATCGGTGGCCGTTCGAGCTATACCAACGCCGGAAAAACCCGTCGTCGCGGGCTGGAACTGTCATTAGATCAACAAATTGAAGAGAACTGGCGTGTGAAGATGGCCTGGACGCTGCTCGATGCAACCTTCCGCAATGAGACCTGTGGATCTGGCGACTGTACGCCAGCGGGCAACCGTCTGCCGGGGATTGCCCGCAACATGGGCTACGCTTCATTAGAGTGGGCACCGGTCGATGGCTGGCACGCAGGGGCGGATGTCCGTTACATGAGCGATATTGAAGTGAATGACGAAAACAGCGAGCAGGCTCCTGCGTATACCGTGGCGAGTGTGAACGCGGGTTATCGTTTCAACTGGGACAAAGTGACACTCGACCTGTTCACCCGCGTCGACAACCTCTTTGACAGAAATTATGTCGGATCGGTCATCGTTAACGAAGGCAACGGCCGTTACTTCGAACCGGCACCGGGCAGAAACTACGGCGGCGGCGCGACGCTCTCTTACAGTTTCCAGTAA
- a CDS encoding membrane-bound PQQ-dependent dehydrogenase, glucose/quinate/shikimate family — protein METKASLSRIVVIITALFAALSGIYLLVGGIWLAKLGGSLYYIIAGVVSLVTAWLLFRRRASALLLYAVFLFGTTVWAVWEVGTDFWALTPRLDVTFFLGLWILLPIVYRQMAAKNAFARGALALSLVFTVAVLGYSIFNDPQVINGTIKAADSAPAKSDSGIPDGDWPAYGRTQGGTRYSPLSQINDQNVSKLDVAWTFRTGDLKTANDPGEITDEVTPIKIGDMLYLCTPHQKLFALDAATGKEKWNFDPQLKPNPTFQHVTCRGVSYHETTPAAEGTAANGAAPAVCARRIILPVNDGRLFALDAETGARCPAFGNNGELNLQSNMPNAVPGHYEPTSPPIITKSVIIVAGAVTDNYSTREPSGVIRGFDVESGKLLWAFDPGAAEPNKLPADGEHFTPNSPNSWAPASYDDKLDLVYLPIGVATPDIWGGNRTPEMERFASGLLALNASTGKLAWFYQTVHHDLWDMDVPAQPTLADITDKSGNKVPAIYVPTKTGNIFVLDRRDGKLIVDAPEKPVPQGAAKGDHVSPTQPFSELTFRPEAKLTGKDMWGATIYDQLMCRVIFHKLRYEGTFTPPSEQGTLVFPGNLGMFEWGGISVDTDRQIAIANPIALPFVSKLIPRGPGNPMEPDANDKGGSGTETGIQPQYGVPFGVTLNPFLSPLGFPCKQPSWGYISGVDLKTNDIVWKKRIGTVRDSSPLPLPFKMGMPMLGAPISTAGNVFFIAATADNYLRAFNMSNGDKLWEARLPAGGQATPMTYSVNGKQYVVIAAGGHGSFGTKLGDYIIAYALPDAK, from the coding sequence ATGGAAACGAAAGCCTCGTTATCACGCATCGTCGTAATAATTACCGCTTTGTTCGCCGCGTTAAGCGGGATTTATCTTCTTGTCGGCGGTATCTGGCTGGCAAAATTAGGTGGTTCTCTTTATTACATTATTGCCGGTGTGGTTTCGCTGGTTACTGCGTGGCTGCTGTTCCGCCGTCGCGCTTCTGCATTGTTGCTGTATGCCGTGTTCCTGTTCGGTACCACGGTCTGGGCAGTCTGGGAAGTCGGTACAGATTTCTGGGCGCTGACGCCGCGTCTTGACGTCACCTTCTTCCTTGGCCTGTGGATCCTGTTGCCGATCGTTTACCGTCAGATGGCGGCTAAAAACGCCTTCGCACGCGGCGCACTGGCGCTGTCACTGGTCTTCACCGTGGCGGTGCTCGGTTACTCCATCTTCAATGACCCGCAGGTGATCAACGGCACGATTAAAGCCGCAGACTCTGCACCGGCGAAATCAGATTCCGGCATTCCTGACGGCGACTGGCCTGCTTATGGCCGTACTCAGGGTGGTACCCGTTACTCGCCGCTGAGCCAGATCAACGACCAAAACGTCAGCAAGCTGGATGTTGCATGGACCTTCCGTACCGGTGACCTGAAAACGGCCAACGATCCGGGCGAAATCACTGATGAAGTGACGCCAATCAAAATCGGCGACATGCTTTACCTGTGTACGCCGCACCAGAAACTGTTTGCTCTGGATGCCGCAACCGGTAAAGAAAAGTGGAACTTCGATCCGCAGCTCAAGCCGAACCCGACCTTCCAGCACGTGACCTGCCGCGGTGTGTCTTATCATGAGACCACACCTGCCGCAGAAGGCACCGCAGCGAACGGCGCAGCACCTGCTGTGTGCGCACGCCGCATCATTCTGCCGGTCAACGATGGCCGTCTGTTTGCGCTGGACGCTGAAACCGGCGCACGCTGCCCGGCATTCGGTAACAACGGTGAACTGAATCTGCAAAGCAACATGCCTAACGCAGTACCGGGTCACTACGAGCCAACTTCACCGCCAATTATCACTAAATCTGTGATCATTGTGGCCGGTGCGGTAACCGATAACTACTCTACACGTGAGCCTTCCGGTGTTATCCGTGGCTTCGACGTTGAGAGCGGTAAACTGCTGTGGGCCTTTGATCCGGGTGCGGCTGAGCCAAACAAACTGCCAGCCGACGGTGAACACTTCACACCAAACTCCCCGAACTCATGGGCGCCTGCGTCTTATGATGACAAACTGGATCTGGTGTATCTGCCAATCGGCGTCGCGACGCCAGACATCTGGGGCGGTAACCGTACCCCTGAGATGGAACGCTTTGCGAGTGGTCTGCTGGCGCTGAATGCCTCCACCGGTAAACTGGCCTGGTTCTACCAGACTGTTCACCACGATCTGTGGGATATGGACGTTCCGGCGCAGCCAACGCTTGCCGATATTACTGACAAATCCGGTAACAAAGTTCCTGCGATTTATGTACCGACCAAAACCGGTAACATTTTCGTGCTGGACCGCCGCGACGGTAAACTGATCGTTGATGCGCCTGAGAAGCCTGTTCCACAAGGCGCGGCGAAAGGCGACCATGTTTCTCCGACTCAGCCATTCTCCGAACTGACGTTCCGTCCGGAAGCCAAACTGACCGGTAAAGACATGTGGGGCGCAACGATTTACGACCAGCTGATGTGTCGTGTGATCTTCCACAAACTGCGTTATGAAGGCACTTTCACACCGCCATCCGAGCAGGGCACTCTGGTCTTCCCTGGTAACCTCGGCATGTTCGAGTGGGGTGGGATTTCTGTGGATACCGATCGTCAGATAGCGATCGCAAACCCGATTGCACTGCCTTTCGTGTCTAAACTGATCCCACGCGGTCCTGGCAACCCTATGGAGCCAGACGCCAACGATAAAGGCGGTTCTGGTACTGAAACGGGCATTCAGCCACAGTACGGCGTGCCATTTGGCGTGACGCTGAATCCGTTCCTGTCTCCGCTGGGCTTCCCATGTAAACAGCCTTCATGGGGTTACATCTCCGGTGTTGACCTGAAAACCAACGATATCGTGTGGAAAAAACGTATCGGTACCGTGCGCGACAGCTCACCATTACCGCTGCCGTTCAAAATGGGTATGCCAATGCTTGGCGCACCGATTTCTACCGCCGGTAACGTGTTCTTCATCGCAGCAACCGCAGATAACTACCTGCGCGCGTTTAACATGAGCAACGGTGACAAACTGTGGGAAGCACGTCTGCCAGCAGGCGGCCAGGCCACCCCAATGACTTACTCTGTGAATGGCAAGCAGTACGTTGTTATCGCAGCCGGTGGTCACGGTTCGTTCGGTACCAAACTGGGCGATTACATCATCGCTTACGCACTACCAGACGCTAAGTAA
- a CDS encoding VOC family protein: MRIRKRGLGYVAIVVDDYDRAIEYYTDKLGFTLVEDTPQEGKRWVVVTPHPESDCSLLLARASNDRQQTFIGDQCGGRVFLFMHTDDFWRDYHKMKSKGVTFCAEPREEEYGTVVVFEDIYGNRWDLYQNA, from the coding sequence ATGAGAATTCGGAAAAGGGGTTTAGGGTACGTGGCGATCGTGGTTGATGACTATGACCGTGCCATTGAATATTACACTGACAAACTTGGTTTCACCTTGGTGGAGGATACGCCCCAGGAAGGTAAACGTTGGGTTGTTGTTACCCCTCATCCAGAAAGTGATTGTAGCTTGCTTCTGGCAAGGGCATCCAATGATCGGCAGCAAACGTTTATCGGTGATCAGTGTGGCGGAAGGGTATTTTTATTTATGCATACGGATGATTTTTGGCGGGATTATCACAAAATGAAAAGCAAAGGCGTGACATTTTGCGCAGAACCGCGTGAAGAGGAATACGGAACAGTGGTTGTTTTTGAAGACATTTACGGCAACCGATGGGATTTGTATCAGAATGCCTGA